Proteins from a single region of Amycolatopsis sp. CA-230715:
- a CDS encoding Rv3654c family TadE-like protein, which translates to MRAADQRGYATVWAATAIAALLSIAALVICGGAAALTRHRAGGAADLAALAAAGRAADGEQAACAQAGLVAVRMGTRLVSCRLAGWDALVEVDCPPPRPLDRFGPASARARAGPVGKEGRAVAGR; encoded by the coding sequence GTGCGGGCGGCTGATCAGCGCGGGTACGCCACGGTGTGGGCCGCGACGGCGATCGCGGCGCTCCTGTCCATCGCGGCGCTGGTGATCTGCGGCGGCGCGGCCGCCCTCACCCGGCACCGGGCGGGCGGGGCAGCGGACCTCGCGGCCTTGGCCGCGGCGGGGCGGGCAGCCGACGGTGAGCAGGCGGCGTGCGCGCAGGCGGGCCTGGTGGCGGTTCGGATGGGCACCCGGCTGGTGAGCTGTCGCCTGGCGGGCTGGGACGCGCTCGTCGAGGTCGACTGTCCGCCGCCGCGCCCGCTCGACCGGTTCGGCCCCGCCTCGGCGCGGGCGCGGGCGGGGCCGGTCGGGAAGGAGGGGCGAGCGGTCGCTGGACGCTGA
- a CDS encoding DEAD/DEAH box helicase — MDEGSGVSAHGRARHLLGRVTAGIPADENPVTHVADQPARAARTTEWPSWAAPRVVEALRASGVCEPWEHQVEAAALAHGGQHVVVSTGTASGKSLAYQLPVLSSLVEDDKTCALYLSPTKALGADQLRSVSSLDLPGVRAAAYDGDTAMEERDWVRAHGRWVFTNPDMLHFGILGAHARWARFFRRLAYVVVDECHGYRGVFGSHVALLLRRLQRVAKRYGSSPVFVLASATTADPAEFASRLTGLDCAAVRDDASPRGARTVALWEPPLLDSLSGEHGAPVRRSAGAEAARILAELVIEGARSLAFVRSRHGAELTSLGARRILSEVDSELPGLVAAYRAGYLPEERRALEKALLSGKLLGVATTNALELGVDIAGLDAVVLAGYPGTLASFWQQAGRAGRSGDEALVLFVARDDPLDTYLVHHPAAILDRPVETAVLDPGNPYVLAPQLACAAAELPLTTAELDAFGGEAAKAVLDDLVADGVLRRRASGWYWTARERPHGDVDIRGSGGEQIAVVEAETSRMLGTVSPGSACTAVHPGAVYLHQGSSYVVDELDLEGGLALVHAEDPEWNTAPRQVVDISVLNTVRREDFGEVTVCLGEVAVTEQVVGYLRRLPSGAVLDQIPLDLPEQVLRTRAVWYTLSDELLSGTGESGRAPGGAGLDPARVPGALHAAEHAAIGLLPLFATCDRWDIGGVSTALHSDTGEATVFVHDGHPGGAGFADRGFAALVPWLAATREAIVSCECPAGCPSCVQSPKCGNGNEPLDKAGAVAVLDAVLGALRRHGGRSGHSGGR; from the coding sequence GTGGACGAGGGCTCGGGGGTTTCGGCGCACGGACGGGCGCGGCATCTGCTCGGCAGGGTCACCGCGGGCATCCCGGCGGACGAGAACCCGGTGACCCACGTCGCCGATCAGCCCGCCCGCGCCGCCCGCACCACCGAGTGGCCGTCGTGGGCCGCGCCGCGGGTCGTCGAAGCGCTGCGGGCCAGCGGTGTGTGCGAGCCGTGGGAGCACCAGGTCGAAGCGGCGGCGCTCGCGCACGGCGGGCAGCACGTCGTGGTCTCCACCGGGACGGCGTCCGGGAAGTCGCTCGCCTACCAGCTCCCGGTGCTTTCCTCACTCGTCGAGGACGACAAGACGTGCGCCCTCTACCTGTCGCCGACGAAAGCGCTCGGCGCGGACCAGCTCCGCTCGGTGTCCTCTTTGGACCTGCCGGGCGTCCGCGCGGCCGCCTACGACGGGGACACCGCGATGGAGGAACGCGACTGGGTCCGCGCGCACGGGCGCTGGGTCTTCACCAACCCTGACATGCTGCACTTCGGGATACTCGGCGCGCACGCGCGATGGGCGCGCTTCTTCCGCAGACTCGCCTACGTGGTGGTCGACGAATGCCACGGCTACCGCGGCGTCTTCGGCTCGCACGTGGCGCTGCTGCTGCGCAGGCTCCAGCGGGTGGCGAAGCGGTACGGCTCGTCACCGGTGTTCGTGCTGGCGTCGGCGACCACGGCCGATCCGGCCGAGTTCGCGAGCAGGCTCACCGGGCTCGACTGCGCCGCCGTGCGGGACGACGCGTCGCCCCGCGGCGCGCGGACCGTCGCGCTGTGGGAGCCGCCGCTGCTCGACAGCCTCTCCGGCGAGCACGGCGCGCCCGTCCGCCGCTCCGCCGGTGCCGAAGCGGCGCGGATCCTCGCCGAACTCGTGATCGAAGGCGCGCGCTCGCTCGCGTTCGTCCGGTCGCGCCACGGCGCCGAACTCACCTCGCTCGGCGCGCGGCGCATACTGTCCGAAGTGGACTCCGAGCTGCCAGGGCTGGTGGCCGCCTACCGCGCCGGGTACCTGCCTGAGGAACGCAGGGCGCTGGAAAAGGCTCTGCTGAGCGGAAAACTGCTCGGGGTCGCGACGACGAACGCGCTCGAACTCGGCGTCGACATCGCGGGGCTCGACGCGGTGGTACTCGCGGGCTACCCCGGCACGCTGGCGTCGTTCTGGCAGCAGGCTGGCCGCGCCGGGCGCTCCGGCGACGAAGCGCTCGTGCTCTTCGTCGCGCGGGACGACCCGCTCGACACGTATCTGGTGCACCACCCCGCCGCGATACTCGACCGCCCGGTGGAAACGGCGGTGCTCGATCCCGGCAACCCGTACGTGCTCGCGCCGCAGCTCGCCTGCGCGGCCGCCGAACTACCGCTCACCACCGCGGAGCTCGACGCGTTCGGTGGCGAGGCGGCGAAGGCGGTGCTCGACGATCTCGTCGCCGACGGGGTACTGCGGCGGCGGGCGAGCGGCTGGTACTGGACGGCACGCGAACGCCCGCACGGCGACGTGGACATCCGCGGTTCCGGTGGCGAGCAGATCGCGGTGGTGGAGGCGGAAACCTCCCGGATGCTCGGCACGGTGTCACCGGGTTCGGCGTGCACCGCCGTGCATCCCGGCGCGGTGTACCTGCACCAGGGTTCGTCCTATGTGGTCGACGAGCTCGACCTCGAAGGCGGGCTGGCGCTCGTGCACGCGGAGGACCCGGAGTGGAACACCGCACCGCGCCAGGTCGTGGACATCTCGGTGCTGAACACGGTGCGGCGGGAGGACTTCGGGGAGGTGACGGTGTGCCTCGGCGAGGTCGCGGTGACCGAGCAGGTGGTGGGGTACCTGCGGCGCCTGCCGTCCGGGGCGGTGCTCGACCAGATTCCGCTGGACCTGCCGGAACAGGTCCTGCGCACGCGCGCCGTCTGGTACACGCTTTCGGATGAGCTGCTTTCGGGGACCGGGGAGAGTGGCAGGGCGCCGGGGGGCGCCGGACTGGATCCGGCGCGCGTCCCCGGCGCCCTGCATGCCGCCGAACACGCGGCGATCGGCCTGCTACCGCTGTTCGCTACGTGCGACCGCTGGGACATCGGCGGGGTGTCTACCGCGTTGCACTCGGACACCGGGGAGGCGACGGTGTTCGTGCATGACGGCCATCCCGGGGGTGCGGGATTCGCCGATCGCGGTTTTGCCGCTTTGGTCCCGTGGCTGGCCGCTACGCGGGAGGCGATCGTCTCCTGCGAGTGCCCGGCGGGATGCCCGTCCTGTGTGCAGTCACCGAAATGCGGGAACGGCAACGAACCACTGGACAAGGCGGGGGCGGTGGCCGTACTGGATGCCGTGCTCGGGGCTTTGCGTCGTCACGGCGGCCGGTCCGGCCACTCTGGTGGTCGGTGA
- a CDS encoding bifunctional DNA primase/polymerase, with product MLDTDWSDSWRGAFGIELRAEAIGLASRGWPVLPGTCPAPGGDTPWFGPVPAHENWREQLGAHPHRIAEWWTGNQYSLLVATGIVLDAVEVDATVGKRAARLLRALGHPAPIVAMPNGRWLFLTKVAERVPAELAAHDGVRLHGEDSWIPLPPTPFQHGVVHWRVKPEVWGWQLPEAEAVHEVLVRALDEEAETVPPLAAASRSAA from the coding sequence ATGTTGGACACCGATTGGTCGGACAGCTGGCGTGGCGCGTTCGGGATCGAGCTGCGTGCCGAGGCCATCGGCCTCGCTTCGCGCGGCTGGCCGGTGCTCCCGGGCACGTGCCCGGCCCCGGGCGGGGACACCCCGTGGTTCGGTCCCGTCCCGGCGCACGAGAACTGGCGCGAGCAGCTCGGCGCGCACCCGCACCGGATCGCCGAGTGGTGGACGGGCAACCAGTACAGCCTGCTCGTGGCGACCGGCATCGTGCTCGACGCGGTCGAGGTCGACGCCACGGTCGGCAAGCGGGCCGCCCGCCTGCTGCGCGCGCTCGGCCACCCCGCGCCGATCGTCGCGATGCCGAACGGCCGCTGGCTGTTCCTGACCAAGGTCGCCGAGCGGGTCCCCGCCGAACTGGCCGCGCACGACGGCGTCCGCTTGCACGGCGAGGACAGCTGGATCCCGTTGCCGCCCACCCCGTTCCAGCACGGTGTCGTGCACTGGCGGGTCAAGCCCGAGGTGTGGGGCTGGCAGCTGCCCGAAGCCGAGGCAGTGCACGAGGTTCTGGTGCGCGCGCTCGACGAAGAGGCCGAAACGGTTCCGCCGCTGGCAGCGGCGAGCCGTTCCGCGGCCTGA
- a CDS encoding type II secretion system F family protein has translation MIAPAVLACSLALLVSPSPSLARHRLRRLLPAERRPRRVPDARSLALLVALAAGAVAFTLGGWPVGAVLAVPCGAVAWLLVIRRRARSPAEPQRLAATWDLLAACLRAGLPVPTAVEAVAGGAPGEVANALRAAARLLAMGADPAEAWAPAAELPATAELARAARRTARSGAELASAAADLAAQARARLSDEAEARAQRAGVLITGPLGLCFLPAFLCLGVVPVVIGLASTLTIPH, from the coding sequence ATGATCGCCCCGGCCGTGCTGGCGTGCTCGCTCGCCCTGCTCGTGTCCCCATCGCCGAGCTTGGCGCGGCACCGTCTCCGGCGGCTGCTTCCGGCTGAGCGCCGCCCTCGGCGGGTCCCGGACGCCAGATCGCTCGCACTTCTGGTGGCGCTCGCCGCCGGGGCCGTGGCGTTCACACTCGGCGGCTGGCCGGTGGGGGCCGTACTCGCGGTCCCGTGCGGCGCGGTGGCTTGGCTGCTCGTGATCAGGAGGCGCGCCAGGAGCCCGGCAGAACCGCAGCGGCTCGCGGCGACGTGGGATCTCCTCGCCGCGTGCTTGCGCGCCGGGTTGCCGGTGCCGACGGCGGTCGAAGCCGTCGCGGGCGGTGCTCCCGGCGAGGTGGCGAACGCTTTGCGCGCCGCGGCGAGGCTGCTCGCGATGGGAGCCGACCCGGCCGAGGCGTGGGCGCCCGCCGCCGAGCTCCCGGCGACCGCCGAACTGGCCAGGGCGGCCAGGCGCACCGCGAGGTCCGGCGCCGAGCTCGCCTCCGCGGCCGCGGATCTCGCCGCACAGGCGAGGGCGCGCCTGTCGGACGAAGCCGAGGCCCGTGCGCAGCGCGCCGGCGTGCTGATCACCGGGCCGCTCGGGCTGTGCTTCCTGCCCGCGTTCCTGTGCCTCGGCGTGGTGCCGGTGGTCATCGGGCTCGCGAGCACGCTCACGATCCCGCACTGA
- a CDS encoding type II secretion system F family protein, translated as MAVVVTCSLLLSGCALLSWPAAGSTARLRGLAGSGTRSWRLPAGWWRVASTVGVVALAAVAGGPAAAIAAGLLVAAVRCRWRARSRSRDRHTRAAALADAMRAMVTELRAGAHPARAVEVAAEDCPPALAGELRELAGHARLGTVPRDHAGGATDALRRAWALADEHGVPLAEAADSVRRGVVAETAFAAQCEARMAGPRASAAVLALLPVFGVALGEAMGASPVRVLTGTTAGQLLAVAGCALLFGGVVWSSRVTERAVAR; from the coding sequence GTGGCCGTCGTGGTGACGTGCTCGCTGCTGTTGTCCGGCTGTGCCCTGCTTTCCTGGCCCGCGGCCGGTTCGACCGCGCGCCTGCGAGGGTTGGCGGGATCCGGCACCCGCTCTTGGCGGTTGCCCGCGGGCTGGTGGCGTGTCGCCTCGACGGTGGGCGTGGTCGCGCTCGCCGCGGTGGCAGGCGGTCCGGCCGCCGCGATCGCGGCGGGATTGCTCGTCGCCGCGGTCCGCTGCCGGTGGCGTGCCCGGAGCCGGTCGCGCGACCGCCACACCCGCGCGGCGGCGCTGGCCGACGCGATGCGCGCGATGGTGACCGAACTCCGCGCCGGGGCACATCCGGCACGGGCCGTCGAGGTCGCGGCCGAGGATTGCCCGCCCGCGCTCGCGGGCGAACTGCGCGAGCTGGCGGGGCACGCCAGGCTCGGCACGGTTCCCCGTGACCACGCGGGCGGAGCGACGGACGCACTGCGCCGCGCGTGGGCGCTCGCGGACGAACACGGTGTCCCGCTGGCCGAGGCCGCCGATTCGGTGCGCCGCGGTGTGGTCGCCGAGACCGCCTTCGCGGCCCAATGCGAGGCGCGCATGGCGGGGCCGCGTGCCAGCGCGGCGGTGCTGGCGTTGCTGCCCGTGTTCGGGGTCGCGCTCGGTGAGGCGATGGGTGCTTCCCCGGTGCGGGTGCTCACCGGGACGACAGCGGGCCAGCTGCTGGCCGTCGCCGGGTGCGCGCTGCTGTTCGGTGGCGTCGTGTGGAGTTCGCGGGTGACCGAGCGGGCGGTGGCACGATGA
- a CDS encoding TadE family type IV pilus minor pilin, translated as MTVEAAIAVCALVFVLGLVLAGFAAVSGQLRCTDAASEAARLIARGQRPLAERAVAEIGPPGAVLTTTGEAGAVQVDVHAAALGGMLPIDLHGTAYAVLEPGEGSGRAGG; from the coding sequence GTGACGGTCGAAGCGGCGATCGCGGTGTGCGCGCTGGTGTTCGTGCTCGGGCTCGTCCTCGCGGGGTTCGCCGCGGTGTCCGGTCAGCTCCGGTGCACCGACGCGGCGAGCGAGGCGGCGAGGCTCATCGCGCGCGGCCAGCGGCCGCTCGCGGAACGGGCGGTCGCCGAGATCGGTCCGCCCGGCGCGGTGCTGACCACCACCGGCGAGGCGGGCGCGGTGCAGGTCGACGTCCACGCCGCAGCGCTCGGCGGGATGCTGCCCATCGACCTGCACGGCACGGCCTACGCGGTACTGGAACCGGGGGAAGGGAGCGGGCGTGCGGGCGGCTGA
- a CDS encoding DUF4244 domain-containing protein, with translation MRRHYLRSDPFGLFDGDDGMSTTEYAIGTIAAAAFAAVLYVIVTGDGIVDALTGLVRDALDFKR, from the coding sequence ATGCGAAGGCACTACCTCCGGTCCGACCCGTTCGGGCTGTTCGACGGCGACGACGGCATGAGCACCACCGAATACGCGATCGGCACGATCGCGGCGGCGGCGTTCGCGGCCGTGCTCTACGTGATCGTCACCGGGGACGGCATCGTCGACGCCCTGACGGGACTGGTGCGCGATGCGCTCGACTTCAAGCGCTGA